A region of Nostoc sp. 'Peltigera membranacea cyanobiont' N6 DNA encodes the following proteins:
- a CDS encoding DUF6262 family protein, whose protein sequence is MAKQLNREKQTAVLLSAQQKRKEQKREQVFRAIEEIKKSGKPLTFPNIAQVAGCSISYLYKWTELTEYIHDLQSQKTQQLNSLESKQPGPHSLKTLSEVFKQRIRELSAENKELKRQNQNLRGHVAEIFELKSECERLRTQIKQLTTPESSPKVVSLNSVPKKSDNGELKNLSQEITHLITEMGIKIGVRLKQEIAKHEPERVKLAISAFEQYRSHNSIESPGACLLAMIRDEAEPNVPLKAMTPLEDEFERWYCQAIESGFCQDVPKKYLPIQQGEIQVRVNNDKFSSGYELLSWQIAKAKMELDEDSSIS, encoded by the coding sequence ATGGCGAAGCAACTTAATCGAGAAAAACAGACTGCTGTCCTTCTCTCAGCCCAACAAAAGCGAAAAGAGCAGAAACGTGAACAAGTGTTTCGCGCTATTGAAGAGATTAAAAAAAGCGGTAAACCCTTGACCTTCCCTAACATTGCTCAAGTCGCTGGCTGTTCCATTTCCTACCTCTACAAATGGACGGAATTAACTGAATACATTCATGATTTACAGTCGCAAAAAACACAGCAACTAAATTCATTAGAGTCGAAACAACCTGGACCTCATAGCCTCAAAACTCTAAGCGAAGTATTCAAGCAACGGATTCGAGAACTGTCAGCTGAAAATAAAGAATTAAAGCGACAGAATCAGAACTTGAGAGGTCATGTTGCGGAAATCTTTGAGTTGAAGTCTGAATGTGAACGTCTGCGAACACAAATTAAGCAGTTGACCACACCTGAGTCATCCCCAAAAGTTGTTTCTCTGAACTCGGTTCCTAAGAAGTCTGATAATGGCGAACTCAAGAATCTATCTCAAGAAATTACTCATTTAATTACCGAAATGGGCATCAAAATCGGTGTTAGATTAAAACAGGAAATAGCCAAACACGAGCCAGAGAGAGTGAAGTTGGCAATATCCGCCTTCGAGCAATACCGAAGCCATAATAGTATCGAGAGTCCCGGTGCTTGCTTGCTGGCAATGATTCGTGATGAAGCTGAACCTAATGTTCCTCTCAAAGCGATGACTCCTCTTGAGGATGAGTTTGAACGTTGGTATTGTCAGGCTATTGAAAGTGGTTTCTGCCAAGATGTTCCAAAAAAATATTTACCCATACAGCAAGGAGAAATTCAGGTTAGAGTAAACAATGATAAATTTTCATCAGGTTATGAACTACTATCCTGGCAAATAGCTAAAGCGAAAATGGAATTAGATGAAGATTCATCAATATCTTGA
- a CDS encoding WGR domain-containing protein: MTVKIAYELDKWLQSKWQRDTRFYTLTLCQNLFGEWTITKTWGSAIYRGFGKSKDLDCPDYQAALITYYKLQERREKRGYKRVDPESRY; the protein is encoded by the coding sequence ATGACTGTAAAAATTGCCTACGAACTTGACAAATGGCTTCAATCGAAGTGGCAAAGAGATACGCGATTCTACACCTTAACCCTTTGCCAAAACCTATTTGGAGAGTGGACGATCACCAAAACTTGGGGTAGTGCCATCTATCGGGGGTTTGGCAAGTCAAAAGATTTAGATTGCCCTGATTACCAAGCCGCGTTAATAACTTACTACAAACTGCAAGAGCGAAGGGAAAAACGAGGGTATAAAAGAGTTGACCCTGAGTCAAGATATTGA
- a CDS encoding GNAT family N-acetyltransferase: MQRKIELKRGVDNTSVEAYLVDLVQRHVDDYVNYWVESLRLFSQEDKYWDWIFKLRYIANQENLEGYAIECENKTQGLMIIETQMHGSRLNIGKRLVYVDGIATAPTNRIEIQRPPQFKGVGQALLNFARIRSVELGYEGRIGLHSLPRSEGFYEKQNMLNCGSEEEYENLVYFEYGVLRRR, encoded by the coding sequence GTGCAGCGAAAAATCGAGTTAAAAAGAGGTGTTGATAATACATCTGTTGAAGCCTATTTGGTAGATTTAGTCCAAAGACATGTTGATGATTATGTCAATTATTGGGTAGAAAGCTTAAGGTTATTTAGTCAAGAAGATAAATACTGGGACTGGATATTTAAATTAAGATATATTGCCAATCAAGAAAATCTTGAAGGTTACGCAATTGAGTGCGAAAACAAAACTCAAGGATTAATGATAATAGAAACGCAAATGCACGGTTCTCGGTTAAATATTGGTAAGAGGCTAGTTTATGTTGATGGCATTGCCACTGCCCCTACTAACCGAATCGAGATTCAACGCCCGCCTCAATTCAAAGGTGTTGGTCAAGCACTATTAAATTTCGCAAGAATTAGAAGTGTTGAGCTTGGGTATGAAGGTAGAATTGGGTTGCATTCCTTACCAAGGTCTGAAGGATTTTACGAAAAACAAAACATGTTGAACTGCGGTTCGGAAGAAGAATATGAAAATTTAGTCTACTTTGAGTATGGTGTATTGAGACGAAGATAA
- a CDS encoding HNH endonuclease — translation MYGNRCCWCSKQMTKSERTIEHLVPKSLGGSNSLSNLRLACFTCNNSRGNSLLPPQNRNIFELTNRTYE, via the coding sequence ATGTATGGAAACCGCTGTTGCTGGTGTAGCAAGCAAATGACCAAATCCGAAAGAACCATTGAACACTTAGTTCCTAAGAGTCTGGGCGGCTCTAATAGTCTCTCGAATTTGCGTTTGGCTTGTTTCACTTGCAATAATTCCCGTGGTAACAGTCTATTACCTCCACAAAATAGAAATATTTTTGAACTAACAAATAGAACTTATGAATAG
- a CDS encoding DUF1822 family protein — protein sequence MNSTTSPLLMVPLDLEIHSRARHLAAQQSTVEKGKRVYLNALAVYAVHSFLKWLQIPTDFNLSDSWNPVKAALSNVADLVIPNVGTLECRPVLPQETVILLPDTIENKIGYVAIQFQESLDSVQLLGFAPAVDEVNPPAQLAVSELQPIESLLEQITRLEVAIAFLQTDDSVAVQVRSVLDNKPLSEIVAQFELLYRTGDEFEWRYAGGEILAGDTRAVGATRETIQQDDSELQDLAEMLLEKLAEIWGDVA from the coding sequence ATGAACAGCACAACTTCCCCCTTGTTAATGGTTCCGCTAGATTTAGAAATTCATTCTAGAGCAAGACATTTAGCCGCTCAACAAAGCACAGTAGAAAAAGGTAAGCGAGTTTATTTGAATGCGTTAGCAGTTTACGCAGTTCATAGCTTTTTAAAATGGTTGCAAATACCAACAGATTTTAATTTATCAGATTCTTGGAATCCAGTTAAAGCAGCTTTATCAAATGTAGCTGATTTGGTAATTCCAAATGTGGGAACATTAGAATGTCGTCCAGTTTTACCCCAAGAAACTGTCATTTTATTACCAGATACTATAGAAAATAAGATTGGCTATGTAGCTATACAGTTTCAGGAAAGCCTAGATTCAGTGCAGCTATTAGGATTTGCACCAGCCGTTGATGAAGTGAATCCGCCTGCACAGTTAGCAGTGTCAGAACTCCAGCCGATTGAGTCTCTCCTTGAGCAAATTACTCGTCTTGAAGTTGCGATCGCTTTTCTACAAACTGATGACTCAGTGGCAGTACAAGTACGGTCTGTATTAGACAACAAACCTTTATCAGAGATTGTGGCACAGTTTGAGCTTCTTTACCGAACTGGCGATGAATTTGAGTGGCGCTACGCCGGAGGGGAAATATTAGCTGGAGATACTCGCGCTGTTGGTGCTACTCGTGAAACAATTCAGCAAGATGATAGCGAATTACAAGATTTAGCCGAAATGCTATTGGAGAAGTTAGCAGAAATTTGGGGAGATGTTGCGTAG
- a CDS encoding CHAT domain-containing protein: MAKGFGYQKSPDFTQRQKAYFKLIKQLLNCPSGREMKILRKYAHLVDAGFVETLEMVAQIRVNQGDIRSAYFLRNFAHWLGEELELYRDEPSATDNLIRPPAFLGEILWAISQNKGNPQAVYPLLKANLDQLNDNFYEQFNYWINFSLLNNVPTTEKLALTKGIVDFCIMLWAFPFGNRAINLEISITGLEAATKIFTRQIVPEIWANIQLNLAPAYRHRIRGNRADNQEKAIAACNNGLLIYTSDSFLQEWASLQSNLGLVYTDRIIGDKAENLEKSISCYEAALKVVNRAQLPELWGTLQNNLGNAYLFRIQGDEAQNLEKAIACYQVALQVRTRSASPYYWASSQHNLANAYTQRILGNKQKNLEKAISAYINALEVYTVSDYPERWAGTKTNLGNAYWETGQITEALECFRAALQVFTPTKFPRDCIQTGLSLGKTALAAGMKAEAFEGYAVAIEAVEQSRHWAGISQKQEIPEEILAYTEMVFFCITNGQQDKAREYANRSGKQKILTLLDNYEIHQINSNSQFLGQILKVIAENNGESAAVYQILENNLNELNEEFIQRLQMFKYVFRELPSGQAIQLAATIFTFSNLIQRFPQGDQAINFKIAATGYELATTIFTKKDFPEQWEEIEYASRELFQIQLFEAVFKNLDKNLENPKAVVYPLLEANKHKLDERFATVLRLKTTAILSEAPPEYAKFIAASLVDLSLLIKEFRQGSEANNLEIAITGYEIASKVLTCQAFPEQWGMCQFMLGNAYHRRIKGEQAENLEQSLSYLHNALQVCNREQFPELWAEIYSHLAIAYGYRIRGDQVENAELAIKAGEAAMQVWTHDKSPEGWGKIQNNLGIIYRDRILGDKAENLEQAIACYQNALSIRTREDFPELWAQTQFNIGSAYRQRLRGDAAENVEMAIAANQSALQVYTKAAFPTNWAEVHINLANAYLHRIHGDRSQNLEKAIAAHQSALQVFTKDKSPRQWAMTQMNLGNVFLMQQQIEAAITSYRSALKIFTPTAFPNECLKVGEMLGNTAFDIGDWAEAIRGYSVAIEAVETSRIWVISESRRQGILANSLHIYQNMVQACINNKQLNKAVEYVERSRSKRLVDLMASNDLYSDGEIPAEIQQYLQDFEAIQRQIDNELRHHYNSSNLDGNKLGKSPHSRAANEAYNETIADLEAEKQQIWEQMRRLDPVLAGQIQVSPMNLSSIQQLIKLPTTAILSFYTTLNDTHIFVIRQSQITLHTCTGLGFETLQSSILTHWLEQYVHHKDTWKEQFSFLIAELAEVLKFNDLIAQHLKNIDELILVPHLALHLIPFAALPIAESQYLGDKFLIRYVPSCQILEFCHNRPSVSSLMNYGIVEDATEDLPYANWEGEQLANLYDIPDNQRLKGIQEASVSNYRQLIQKVQVIHSSHHARSRLDNPLESVLILGDGYITLSQLLTPSWRTPQLEDVFLSCCETGLGVAEITDDILTLSTGFLCAGAKSVISTLWAVDDLATALFSLFYYQSRHQGNKRLQSIRQAQFELRTLTGETLTTIYKPKLSSFLTQKGKETYTLRKKTQEERDIHPQDSQMYQQRNEEYKKYAKIGNRIYDAKKDLESFCGESKPFSHPYYWAAFTCSGLN, from the coding sequence ATGGCTAAAGGATTCGGTTATCAAAAATCACCAGATTTTACTCAACGCCAAAAAGCTTATTTCAAGCTGATTAAACAGCTACTCAACTGTCCTAGTGGCAGGGAAATGAAGATTCTCAGGAAATACGCACACTTGGTTGATGCTGGGTTTGTAGAAACTTTGGAAATGGTAGCCCAAATCCGGGTTAACCAAGGAGATATTCGTTCTGCTTACTTTTTGAGAAATTTTGCTCATTGGCTAGGTGAGGAACTGGAATTATATAGAGATGAGCCTTCAGCAACAGATAATCTTATCAGGCCTCCTGCTTTTTTAGGTGAAATATTGTGGGCGATCTCACAAAATAAAGGCAACCCACAAGCCGTTTACCCTCTACTTAAAGCTAACTTAGATCAACTCAATGATAATTTTTATGAACAGTTTAATTACTGGATAAACTTTAGCCTATTGAACAATGTACCAACAACAGAAAAATTAGCATTAACAAAAGGTATTGTTGATTTCTGTATTATGCTTTGGGCATTTCCCTTTGGAAACAGAGCAATTAACTTAGAAATTAGCATTACTGGCTTAGAAGCTGCTACCAAGATTTTTACCCGTCAGATTGTCCCAGAAATTTGGGCTAATATCCAATTAAATTTAGCACCAGCCTACCGCCATCGGATTCGAGGAAATCGCGCAGATAACCAAGAAAAGGCAATTGCTGCTTGTAATAATGGCTTGCTTATCTACACCAGCGACAGTTTTCTCCAAGAGTGGGCGAGTCTGCAAAGTAATCTCGGTCTTGTCTATACTGACAGAATTATAGGAGACAAAGCCGAGAATTTGGAAAAGTCAATTTCTTGCTATGAAGCTGCTTTAAAAGTTGTTAACCGCGCTCAACTTCCTGAACTTTGGGGTACTCTTCAAAATAATTTGGGGAATGCGTACCTTTTTAGAATTCAAGGTGATGAAGCACAGAATTTAGAAAAGGCGATCGCTTGTTATCAAGTCGCCCTACAAGTACGTACCCGTTCGGCATCGCCTTATTATTGGGCTAGTAGCCAACATAACCTAGCCAATGCCTACACTCAAAGGATTCTGGGTAATAAACAAAAGAATTTAGAAAAGGCAATTTCAGCATATATTAACGCCTTAGAAGTTTACACCGTTTCTGATTATCCTGAACGATGGGCAGGAACAAAAACCAATCTGGGAAATGCTTATTGGGAAACAGGTCAAATTACTGAGGCGCTTGAATGTTTCCGCGCTGCTTTGCAAGTCTTCACTCCCACTAAATTTCCCAGAGATTGCATACAAACTGGATTGAGTTTAGGTAAAACAGCCTTGGCTGCTGGCATGAAAGCAGAAGCTTTTGAAGGTTATGCAGTTGCCATTGAAGCTGTTGAACAAAGCCGTCATTGGGCTGGAATTTCTCAGAAACAAGAAATTCCAGAAGAAATACTTGCCTACACGGAGATGGTGTTTTTTTGTATCACTAATGGGCAACAAGATAAAGCCAGGGAATATGCAAACCGTTCTGGTAAGCAAAAAATTTTAACTCTCTTAGATAATTATGAAATTCATCAAATTAACTCAAATTCACAATTCCTTGGACAGATATTAAAAGTAATTGCTGAAAACAATGGAGAATCAGCAGCAGTATATCAAATTCTCGAAAATAATCTGAATGAATTAAATGAGGAATTTATTCAGCGTTTACAAATGTTTAAGTATGTTTTTCGAGAATTACCATCAGGGCAAGCTATTCAACTTGCTGCTACTATTTTTACTTTCAGTAATCTGATTCAGAGGTTTCCACAAGGCGATCAAGCAATTAATTTTAAAATTGCAGCTACAGGTTATGAATTAGCAACTACTATTTTTACTAAGAAAGATTTTCCTGAACAATGGGAAGAGATTGAATATGCGAGCCGTGAACTATTTCAGATTCAGCTATTTGAAGCAGTATTTAAGAACCTAGACAAGAACCTAGAAAATCCTAAAGCTGTTGTATACCCATTACTGGAAGCAAATAAACACAAACTTGATGAACGCTTTGCTACCGTATTGCGATTGAAGACAACAGCTATCCTGTCTGAAGCGCCGCCAGAGTATGCAAAATTTATTGCTGCAAGCCTTGTAGATTTGAGCCTTCTGATTAAAGAATTTCGACAGGGTAGTGAGGCGAACAACTTAGAGATTGCTATCACAGGTTACGAAATTGCTTCTAAAGTCTTGACTTGCCAAGCTTTCCCAGAACAATGGGGTATGTGTCAATTTATGTTGGGCAATGCTTACCACCGTCGAATAAAAGGTGAGCAAGCAGAAAACCTAGAACAATCCCTTTCTTACTTACACAATGCTTTACAAGTCTGTAACCGTGAGCAGTTTCCCGAACTTTGGGCAGAAATTTACAGTCATTTGGCCATTGCCTATGGCTATCGGATTCGTGGCGATCAAGTAGAGAATGCAGAACTAGCTATCAAGGCTGGTGAAGCTGCGATGCAGGTTTGGACTCACGATAAATCTCCTGAAGGATGGGGAAAAATCCAAAACAATCTAGGCATTATCTACCGCGATCGCATTTTAGGAGACAAGGCTGAAAATTTAGAACAAGCGATCGCTTGTTATCAAAATGCCCTTTCCATTCGTACTCGTGAAGACTTCCCAGAACTTTGGGCGCAAACTCAATTCAACATCGGCTCTGCTTATCGTCAGAGACTCAGAGGTGATGCAGCAGAAAATGTGGAAATGGCGATCGCTGCTAATCAATCTGCTTTACAAGTCTACACAAAAGCAGCCTTTCCCACAAATTGGGCAGAAGTACATATAAATTTGGCTAATGCCTATCTTCACCGAATTCATGGCGATAGGAGCCAGAACTTAGAAAAGGCGATCGCTGCTCATCAATCTGCTTTACAAGTCTTCACCAAAGATAAATCTCCCCGACAATGGGCGATGACTCAGATGAATTTAGGAAATGTCTTCTTGATGCAACAGCAAATAGAAGCAGCAATTACCTCTTATCGTTCAGCTTTAAAAATCTTCACTCCGACTGCTTTTCCTAACGAATGCCTAAAAGTAGGAGAAATGTTAGGAAACACTGCTTTTGACATTGGTGATTGGGCTGAAGCTATTAGGGGTTATAGTGTGGCGATTGAAGCTGTAGAAACCAGTCGCATTTGGGTAATTTCTGAGTCACGCCGTCAAGGAATCTTAGCTAATTCTCTCCATATTTACCAAAATATGGTGCAAGCTTGTATTAATAATAAACAACTGAATAAAGCTGTTGAATATGTCGAACGTTCTCGCTCAAAACGACTCGTAGATTTAATGGCAAGCAATGATCTTTATTCAGATGGGGAAATTCCTGCTGAAATTCAACAGTATTTACAAGATTTTGAAGCGATACAACGGCAAATTGATAATGAACTAAGACACCATTATAATAGCAGTAACTTGGATGGTAATAAACTCGGTAAAAGCCCACATAGTCGGGCTGCTAACGAAGCTTATAACGAAACTATTGCAGATTTGGAAGCTGAAAAACAGCAAATTTGGGAACAAATGCGCCGCCTAGATCCTGTCCTGGCTGGTCAAATTCAAGTAAGTCCCATGAATTTGTCATCCATACAGCAGCTCATTAAACTGCCTACAACAGCTATTCTGAGCTTTTATACTACCTTGAATGACACTCATATCTTTGTCATCCGGCAGAGTCAAATTACTTTGCACACTTGTACTGGATTGGGATTTGAAACTTTACAATCATCAATTTTAACTCACTGGTTAGAGCAATATGTTCATCACAAAGACACTTGGAAAGAGCAATTTAGTTTTTTAATAGCAGAACTAGCTGAAGTCTTAAAATTCAATGATTTAATTGCACAACATCTGAAAAATATTGATGAATTGATTCTTGTTCCTCATCTAGCATTACATCTAATTCCTTTTGCTGCTTTACCAATTGCAGAAAGTCAATATCTGGGAGATAAATTTTTAATTCGTTACGTTCCTAGCTGCCAAATTTTAGAATTTTGTCACAACCGTCCCTCAGTCAGTAGTCTTATGAACTACGGTATTGTTGAAGATGCTACTGAAGATTTACCCTACGCTAATTGGGAAGGAGAACAACTAGCAAATTTGTATGATATTCCTGATAATCAACGTTTAAAAGGTATTCAAGAAGCTAGTGTCAGCAACTATCGTCAACTGATACAAAAAGTTCAAGTAATTCATTCTAGTCATCATGCGCGATCGCGTCTTGATAATCCTCTAGAATCAGTATTAATTTTAGGAGATGGCTATATTACGTTAAGTCAGTTATTAACTCCAAGTTGGCGCACTCCTCAGTTAGAAGACGTATTTCTATCTTGCTGCGAAACTGGCTTGGGTGTTGCTGAAATAACCGACGATATTCTCACTCTTTCAACAGGTTTTCTTTGTGCTGGCGCTAAAAGTGTTATCAGTACACTCTGGGCAGTAGATGACTTGGCAACAGCACTATTTTCACTATTTTACTATCAATCCCGACATCAGGGAAACAAACGACTGCAATCAATTAGACAAGCTCAATTTGAACTGCGTACCCTTACAGGTGAAACTCTTACCACCATTTACAAACCTAAGTTAAGTTCTTTTTTGACGCAGAAAGGTAAGGAAACCTACACGCTGCGTAAAAAAACTCAAGAAGAACGGGATATTCATCCACAAGATTCTCAAATGTATCAGCAACGCAATGAAGAATATAAAAAGTATGCCAAAATCGGCAACCGAATTTATGACGCAAAAAAAGATTTGGAATCTTTTTGTGGAGAGTCTAAACCTTTCTCTCACCCTTATTATTGGGCAGCTTTCACCTGTTCTGGGTTAAATTGA